The following nucleotide sequence is from Streptomyces pactum.
CCAGGTCGTCCGTCCGCACCACCGGCAACAGCCGGCGGACGGCGTCGGTGAAGGCCCGCTTGGAGGCCGAGCGCCGCAGCTCACCCGCGCCGTAGCGCCAGTGCCGACGCGCTATCCGCCAGGCTCCGGGGTACGCCAGGGTGGCGGCGAACTCGTCCGGCCGCACCGTGTGCCAGGTGTAGCCCTCCCGGGCGAGGGCGGGCACCGCGTTGGGCCCGATGTGCACCCGGCCGTCGATGCCGCGGGTCAGGTGCACCCCGAGGAACGGGAACGCCGGATCCGGTACGGGGTACACCAGCCCGCGCACCAGGGGCGCCCGGGACGGGACCAGCTCGTAGTACTCCCCGCGGAACGGCACGATCCGCATGCCCGGGTCGTCCCCCGCCAGCTGGGCGATCCGGTCGCAGTGCAGCCCCGCGCAGTTCACCAGCGCCCCGGCCCGGACCACCGAACCGCTCGCCGTGCGCACCGCCACCGCCGAGGCACGGCGGCCGATGGCCCGGACCTCCTCGCCGTACCGCACCGAGGTGCCGGCGTCGGTGGCCAGTCCGGCCAGCCGGTTCGCCACCGCGCCGTAGTCGCAGGTGCCGGTGGTGCCGACGTGGATGGCGGCCAGACCGCGCACATGGGGCTCGTACTCCATGATCTGCGCCGGGCCCAGCTCCCGCACCGGTATGCCGTTCTCCCGGCCGCGCTGCACCAGGGCGTGCAGCCGG
It contains:
- the lhgO gene encoding L-2-hydroxyglutarate oxidase is translated as MTAWDCDVLVIGGGIVGLSTAYAITRAAPGTRVIVLEKEAGPARHQTGRNSGVIHSGIYYPPGSLKARFAVEGAAELVKFCAEYDIPHETTGKLIVATDRAELPRLHALVQRGRENGIPVRELGPAQIMEYEPHVRGLAAIHVGTTGTCDYGAVANRLAGLATDAGTSVRYGEEVRAIGRRASAVAVRTASGSVVRAGALVNCAGLHCDRIAQLAGDDPGMRIVPFRGEYYELVPSRAPLVRGLVYPVPDPAFPFLGVHLTRGIDGRVHIGPNAVPALAREGYTWHTVRPDEFAATLAYPGAWRIARRHWRYGAGELRRSASKRAFTDAVRRLLPVVRTDDLVRAPAGVRAQAVLPDGTLVDDFLFAESARAVHVLNAPSPAATASLPIGREVARRALAALDG